The proteins below come from a single Aegilops tauschii subsp. strangulata cultivar AL8/78 chromosome 6, Aet v6.0, whole genome shotgun sequence genomic window:
- the LOC141025758 gene encoding putative F-box/kelch-repeat protein At3g17540, which yields MTASRRRRRAPLPVAGPLEDDDLLSEILLRLPPEPSSLPRASAVCKRWLLLVSDPGFVRRFRRHHRHSPPLIGCFTHDPKGISFTPSMDSPDRVPAGRFSLQLDHRLLCSVLGCCHGLMLISNKWKRRVVVWDPVTGDQHHIAIPHWFNVIANPIQGAVLRMAYKTRSSGPLSKLGDERSTARESLLLLLR from the coding sequence ATGAcggccagccgccgccgccgccgtgccccctTGCCGGTGGCTGGGCCGCTGGAAGACGACGACCTCCTCTCGGAGATCCTCCTCCGCCTCCCCCCGGAGCCTTCCTCACTCCCCCGCGCATCCGCCGTCTGCAAGCGCTGGCTCCTCCTCGTCTCCGACCCCGGCTTCGTCCGTCGCTTCCGCCGCCACCACCGACACAGCCCTCCCCTTATCGGCTGCTTCACCCACGACCCGAAAGGCATCTCCTTCACACCTTCCATGGATTCCCCCGATCGTGTCCCCGCCGGACGCTTCTCCTTGCAGCTCGACCACAGATTGCTCTGCTCTGTCCTCGGCTGCTGCCATGGCCTCATGCTCATCTCCAACAAATGGAAGAGGCGAGTCGTTGTGTGGGATCCCGTCACCGGCGACCAGCACCACATTGCCATTCCCCATTGGTTCAATGTGATTGCAAACCCGATCCAGGGGGCTGTGCTTCGTATGGCGTATAAAACACGAAGCTCTGGCCCTTTGTCTAAACTTGGAGACGAGAGGAGTACAGCTAGAGAAAGCTTGCTGCTTCTTTTGCGGTAA
- the LOC141025757 gene encoding putative F-box/kelch-repeat protein At3g17540: protein MTASRRRRRAPLPVAGPLEDDDLLSEILLRLPPEPSSLPRASAVCKRWLLLVSDPGFVRRFRRHHRHSPSLIGCFTHDPKGISFTPSMDSPDRVPAGRFSLQLDHRLLCSVLGCCHGLMLISNKWKRRIVVWDPVTGDQHHIAIPHWFNVIANPIQGAVLRMAYKTRSSGPLSKLGDERSTARESLLLLLR, encoded by the coding sequence ATGAcggccagccgccgccgccgccgtgccccctTGCCGGTGGCTGGGCCGCTGGAAGACGACGACCTCCTCTCGGAGATCCTCCTCCGCCTCCCCCCGGAGCCTTCCTCACTCCCCCGCGCATCCGCCGTCTGCAAGCGCTGGCTCCTCCTCGTCTCCGACCCCGGCTTCGTCCGTCGCTTCCGCCGCCACCACCGACACAGCCCTTCCCTTATCGGCTGCTTCACCCACGACCCGAAAGGCATCTCCTTCACACCTTCCATGGATTCCCCCGATCGTGTCCCCGCCGGACGCTTCTCCTTGCAGCTCGACCACAGATTGCTCTGCTCTGTCCTCGGCTGCTGCCATGGCCTCATGCTCATCTCCAACAAATGGAAGAGGCGAATCGTTGTGTGGGATCCCGTCACCGGCGACCAGCACCACATTGCCATTCCCCATTGGTTCAATGTGATTGCAAACCCGATCCAGGGGGCTGTGCTTCGTATGGCGTATAAAACACGAAGCTCTGGCCCTTTGTCTAAACTTGGAGACGAGAGGAGTACAGCTAGAGAAAGCTTGCTGCTTCTTTTGCGGTAA